Genomic DNA from Hugenholtzia roseola DSM 9546:
TATGTTTTTCAGACAAATACGTAACCACTATATCCAAACGTTTCTCCTCCGAAGTTTCAACCTCTTTAAAATCATGTCCCTTACCATTGATTATTGGTTTTAAAAATGCTAAAAATATCAAACGCCATTCTCGCTCTATCAACTTATTATTTTTTTCACTATACTGCTCTTTCATAAACGATTGAAACTTACGAAGCACCTT
This window encodes:
- a CDS encoding GxxExxY protein; this translates as KVLRKFQSFMKEQYSEKNNKLIEREWRLIFLAFLKPIINGKGHDFKEVETSEEKRLDIVVTYLSEKHIVELKIWRGEASHQRGLEQLVNYLEIQGAIKGWLLIFDDREKPSWREEWIHHKGKDIFAVWV